The DNA region TTAAAATATTTGCAGCACCATTACAGTCTGCATTGATGTATTGGTTCGCACCCGTGCAGTAGAGTCCCCGCTTTGTCCGTTTTCTAGATGGCTTCCAGCTATCGGGTTGTTCGCCGATGGTCGGCAAGAAGTCATCATCTCAAAACGAAGCTTTTGATGTGGAGGATTCCTCAGTTTGTTGTACCAGCGGTTGATGGACTTCAACTGCCGTCCAATGGTCAATCCCAAACCATGCTTTCACCAAATTTGCCCAACGGCACCCGCATTTGATTGTCTTGTAATTTCAGGGCTGGCTGGGGATAGCTCACCACTGCAAGCCCACGCTTCTTTTGGTAGTTCGGCAGTTTTGGCTTATCCGCCAACTCGCCATTGCGCCACGTTTTGAGCAGCTCACGGTAGGACTTGAAAGATTCCCATACTGACAATAAGACTTGCTGCGCTGCCTGCGAGTAGAGGGTTTGATAGTGCCGACTCAACTTGTATTCGTAAACCAAAGAATACTTGCCAATGTATTTCCTTGTGTTGAAATACCATTGCCGTGCTTTGTTTCAACGGCTGGTAATGTTAGCTGTGAGGTAATTCAGCGATATATTGAGGCTCAAGGGAATAGTAGCTAGACTGAGCTGGGGCTAAAGCCCCAAGGTTGGCTGTATCCCCTCGCTGAAGCAGAGGGGTTTTAGCCTTCCCATGCTCTTTCTATAAAAATCCTATTGGTGAAATTTTCCCTAGCCACGGCAAGATGGAAGGGAAAAATCGAGATACAATTTTTCCTAGGTAGGAAACACATAGAACTATGGCTGGAGCAATTGAAAAAATCGAACAAGATTTAGCCAAGATGGATGAAAAGGTAGCCCAGCTACGGGAGGAGACCCATAAAGTTTATAACAGCTACCTGGAAATTTTGGGCAATGCTGTTCGGCAACAATTAGTGTTGGCAGCTTACCAGATTTGTACCCATACCTATCCAGATCGCTTTCTCAATTTATCGGTCAGCGAACGGGAAAAGCTACAAAAATTCCTACGTCAAGTTGCTGCGCGCACGCAAGAAGAGATCGCTTCGCTTTTAGAAAACCTACCTGCCGCTTCCGAAATCCCTGCAAGCGAGTGGCAAAATGAAGCTGCCGCGGAAACGGAAACCGAAACCGATAGCCATCAAGATACAGCATCTGAAAACGACAAGCAACAAGCTACATCTTCGCCAAATGGGGAAGCTATGGAATGGGGGGATACCCAGTCGACAGACCTCAGAAGTCAGCTGTTGGGGGAAGACCCCGTACATCCTTTTGCAAAATGGTTGGAAATGGTAGAAAGTGCCATCAGCAACGTTCTCCACAATAGCTCTTATCAAGCCAACCACGTACTAAAAGAAGCAGGGGTATTGATGCCGGAACTTCCCGACCCACTTTTGGAAATGGCGGTTCACTCCAGTGCCAATGCCGATACCTCCGGTCCTCCCAATGTGATTCGTTTGTACGTGCAAGCGGAAGCGCCGCCAGAGTCCCAAGAATCCCAGAAGAAAAGCGAACCCGTTCCCATTACAGTCATTGCACTTCACTTAGGGGAACTGGAATTTGCCGAACCGCAGGTCATGGCGCAACGTAACCAGCTGCGCCAGCTTATATCCCAGTTTTCCCAACTCAAACAAGCCTACGAACAAAAACAGCAAGAATGGCTCGTCGCTACGGCGGAGGCCAATTGGCGTGCCATTTGGTTTGAAGAATCCCATCCGTAACCCTTCCAGGCAACAAGCAGTCGCAATCAACCACCGCCGATGAGAAATGAGAAAGCACAAAGTATAGATTGGTCCCGGTTGCAAAAGGCACTGGCTGTCGAGTCAGAAAATGGCTTTGCTGACATGATGGGGAGATCCTATCGCTTCAGTGAGTTTATGCAAATGAGCTTTCGCGATCGCCCCCCTTCTCTCACGGAAGACGAAAAGCGGCGGTGGGAACTGGTGGCAACTGCCTACGCGCAGTATCCCCGCATGGAAACGGAACAGCGCCGCAGCCTGGTGGAATACACCCGTCAGTTGCTTTTGGCATTAGAAAGAAGTGCCAACAAGCGATCGCAAAACCAAGAAACCGCCACCCCCCAAACCAACGGTTCTCGACTGGCAGCCAAAACCAAATCTTCCACCCAGCCAGCCATTGCCAACCAAAGCAACGCCCTAGAACAACCCTTATTAAAACTACCCAATATCGGGGTTAAAAAAGGGGAGCAGCTCGCCAAACTGGGACTGTACACCGTCGGTGACTTGCTCTACTACTTTCCTCGGGACCACTTAGACTACGCCAAACAAGTTCCCATCCAAGATTTACAAGCTGGGGAGACCGTAAGTATCATTGCCAAAGTCCAGCGCTGCAAGTGCTTTAGCAGTCCCAAAAACCGCAAGCTCACCATTTTAGAACTTTCCCTACAAGACAATACCGGCAAAATCAAAATTACCCGCTTTTTCGCTGGCATGCGCTACGCCAACCGCGGCTGGCAGGAACAGCAAAAACGCCTCTATCCCGTGGGTTCTATTGTGGCAGCTTCTGGGTTGGTGAAAAAGAATAAATATGGCTTGACGTTAGACAATCCGGAAATTGAGGTAATGGATGGCTTGGGAGGGCAGTTAGAATCGGATAAAATCGGACGTTTGGTGCCGGTTTACTCCCTCACGGAAGGGGTAGGTGCCGATTTGGTACGCAAGGCGGTGGTCACGGCACTGCCAGCGGCTGCCCACATTTGCGATCCGTTGCCCAAGGGATTGCGATCGCGTTACGGTTTAATGGACCTCCCTAGCGCCATTGCTGGCATTCACTTTCCCAACGACCGGCAACAACTGCAAGACGCACGCCACCGTTTGGTCTTTGATGAGTTTTTCTACCTACAACTGGGACTGCTCCGCCGCCGCCAAAGCCAAAAACAAACCCAAACCAAAGCGATCGCTCCCTCACAAGGCTATCTCATCGAACAATTTTACCAGCTTCTGCCCTTTGAAATGACCGGTGCCCAAAAACGGGTCATCAACGAAATCCTCACCGACATTCAAAAAACCACCCCCATGAATCGCCTCGTACAAGGGGATGTGGGTTCGGGAAAAACCGTCGTGGCCGTCGTTGCCATGCTGGCAGCGATTCAAGCTGGTTATCAAGCTGCCTTAATGGCCCCCACAGAAGTTCTCGCCGAACAACACTACCAAAAATTGGTCAACTGGCTGACCCTGCTAAACTTACCCGTAGAACTGCTCACCGGGTCCACCAAAGCCGCCAAACGCAAACCCATTTACCAACAGCTAGCCACCGGCGAACTGCCAGTAGTGGTCGGAACCCACGCCTTAATTCAAGATACGGTAGAATTTCACCGTTTGGGACTGGTTGCCATCGACGAACAGCACCGCTTTGGCGTGGAACAGCGCGCCAAATTGCAGCAAAAAGGCGTTGCCGGCGCACCTCACGTTTTGACCATGACCGCCACGCCGATTCCGCGAACCCTGGCGCTAACCCTGCACGGAGATTTGGATGTCAGCCAAATTGACGAACTTCCCCCTGGTCGTACCCCCGTGCAAACCACGGTTTTGAAAGCTAAAGAACGCAAGCAAGCACACGATTTGATTCGGCGGGAGGTGGTACAAGGCCGGCAAGCTTACGTGGTGTTGCCTTTGGTGGAAGAATCGGAAAAATTGGATCTGCGATCGGCGATTGAAGAATATCAAAAGCTGCAAGAAACGGTGTTTCCAGAATTTTCCGTGGGATTGCTGCACGGACGTATGGCCTCGGCCGAAAAAGAAGAAGCGATCGCAAATTTCCGTGATGGTCAAACCGAAATTTTGGTATCCACCACCGTAATCGAGGTTGGTGTAGACGTTCCCAACGCCACAGTCATGTTGGTAGAAAACGCGGAACGCTTTGGTTTATCCCAACTCCACCAACTGCGAGGTCGCGTGGGGAGGGGGGCCGCCGCTTCCTATTGCTTGCTAGTGATGAACGCCAAAGCCACACCAGAGGCACAAGAACGCCTGCAAGTTCTCGCCAAATCCCAAGATGGCTTTTTTATCGCCGAAATGGATATGCGACTGCGCGGACCTGGGGAAGTCATGGGAACCCGCCAGTCGGGAATGCCAGATTTTGTCCTGGCGAGTCTGGTAGAAGACCAAGATGTGCTCATGGTAGCACGGGAGGCTGCCGAAAAGGTCCTTGCCAAAGACCCCACGC from Geitlerinema sp. PCC 9228 includes:
- the recG gene encoding ATP-dependent DNA helicase RecG, which translates into the protein MRNEKAQSIDWSRLQKALAVESENGFADMMGRSYRFSEFMQMSFRDRPPSLTEDEKRRWELVATAYAQYPRMETEQRRSLVEYTRQLLLALERSANKRSQNQETATPQTNGSRLAAKTKSSTQPAIANQSNALEQPLLKLPNIGVKKGEQLAKLGLYTVGDLLYYFPRDHLDYAKQVPIQDLQAGETVSIIAKVQRCKCFSSPKNRKLTILELSLQDNTGKIKITRFFAGMRYANRGWQEQQKRLYPVGSIVAASGLVKKNKYGLTLDNPEIEVMDGLGGQLESDKIGRLVPVYSLTEGVGADLVRKAVVTALPAAAHICDPLPKGLRSRYGLMDLPSAIAGIHFPNDRQQLQDARHRLVFDEFFYLQLGLLRRRQSQKQTQTKAIAPSQGYLIEQFYQLLPFEMTGAQKRVINEILTDIQKTTPMNRLVQGDVGSGKTVVAVVAMLAAIQAGYQAALMAPTEVLAEQHYQKLVNWLTLLNLPVELLTGSTKAAKRKPIYQQLATGELPVVVGTHALIQDTVEFHRLGLVAIDEQHRFGVEQRAKLQQKGVAGAPHVLTMTATPIPRTLALTLHGDLDVSQIDELPPGRTPVQTTVLKAKERKQAHDLIRREVVQGRQAYVVLPLVEESEKLDLRSAIEEYQKLQETVFPEFSVGLLHGRMASAEKEEAIANFRDGQTEILVSTTVIEVGVDVPNATVMLVENAERFGLSQLHQLRGRVGRGAAASYCLLVMNAKATPEAQERLQVLAKSQDGFFIAEMDMRLRGPGEVMGTRQSGMPDFVLASLVEDQDVLMVAREAAEKVLAKDPTLNRWPQLKAALAERYRKLMGGAIWT